A region of Clostridium acetobutylicum ATCC 824 DNA encodes the following proteins:
- the nusB gene encoding transcription antitermination factor NusB, whose amino-acid sequence MNRKKSREVAMKLLFEISINKNSISDTIEHYKENNEIENLDFEYIERILRGIDENMEYIDSKIEESSKKWKISRISKINITILRMAAYEIFFEKDIPCKVSANEAVELAKSYAEENSFSFVNGVIGNLINSSEEK is encoded by the coding sequence GAAATTATTGTTTGAAATATCTATTAACAAAAATAGCATTTCAGATACAATAGAACATTATAAAGAAAATAACGAAATAGAGAACTTAGATTTTGAGTACATAGAGAGAATACTACGAGGAATAGATGAAAACATGGAGTACATAGATTCTAAAATTGAAGAAAGCTCCAAGAAGTGGAAGATAAGCAGAATATCCAAGATAAATATCACCATACTTAGGATGGCAGCATATGAAATATTCTTCGAAAAGGATATACCTTGTAAGGTTTCTGCAAATGAGGCTGTTGAACTTGCAAAAAGTTATGCTGAAGAGAACTCTTTCTCATTTGTTAATGGAGTTATTGGAAATTTAATAAATAGTTCTGAGGAAAAATGA